The Jaculus jaculus isolate mJacJac1 chromosome 3, mJacJac1.mat.Y.cur, whole genome shotgun sequence genome includes the window ACAGATATACACACGGTATCCGTATTTTCTGAGGCCAAGGCAATCAGTCCTGGTCCCAGTGTTTTTCGAAAAGAGACTCTACAGttaggagaggaggggagggaaagggaagggagagaagaatagaggagaaaaaagagagagagagagaggccttatTGGGGGAACAGACTTGGCAGAAGTTAGGGGAGGTTAGGTCACTCAGAGGTGCTGGGAGAGAACCCACCTACCCTGAGTCTGAGCTCACTTCTTTCTCAGCTGGTTTCCTTGGAGGTGGCTGTACTGATTATCTTCCCGATCCTTCAGGGGCTGAAAAGAACAATGACATAGTGATCAGCTGATTTTTCTATCCTCTCTTAATTAATTTGAAGCATGCTTATTGAATCCCGCATTTTCCCTccttgggttttcaaggtagggtctcactagctcaggctgacctggaattcactatgtattctcagggtggccttgaacagtgctccttctacctctgcctcccgagtgctgggattcaaggcatgcaccaccatgcccggcttattggATACTTTTTATTAACAAGACTTTGGAGTAGGTACTTCATGGCTCTAGGGGCTCAAAGAAGATGAGGAGAAGAAAACTCAGTGTAGTTTCTTTGTGTGTATCTCTCAGCATTTCCTCAATGTTTCCCCATTTGATTCTCACTTCAGTTTCTCTCAGCCCTTCTTATTATTTCTCCTCCTGTCCCCAAAGCAGCAGTCCACCTGTCATGTGGCCTGCTGTAAGTAGTTCCTTATCTGGATAAGACCTTCCAAGTAATTTGCCTCCAATACCAAAGGTTCACTCTGACCAATTGTAGCACCATCTCTTTCATTCCTCATCTTTTACCTGGTAGAGCTGGTCATTGGGCAACAGAGTCTGCTTGTCTGAAGCTGCACAGAAAATAGACAAAATAGACATTTGCAGATAAATTGGGTTAATCACAAAGTATAAGAATCTTCTATGCACAAGAACAAGGATCACTCTCATAAGCATATTATTGAGCGAAAGAAATCCCACACAAGAATATATACTCCATGAGTCCATTTGCATAAACAGTAAAATCAAGCAAAATTAATGTGTGGGCAGAAGTCAAGacagaatgcaagagccagaggatggggaggagtgctttgaaacatTGTCTTCTAGACATGAAGTGGCAGTTGCATTTATAACCTCATGGGCAGCTTTGTTACCTGTACAATATTATGCCCATCATCATGTCATTATGAATAATGGACAGGACAGGAAAAAGaaccatcaaaatagaagagggatgagttaggaagaaggggttcagtggaagagtaGGGGAGGGGATTGTGTTCaagatatattatgtacatgtataaaaattgtcaacaaaaggTTTTCAGTAGTTAAGATAGTGCTCAGGCATTTGAATTCATGACAATTCTTTGGCCTCAGCTTACTTAGTGCTGGGGTGGCAGGCATAAACCATTCCCCtagcttcaataaatatatatatattttttttggtttttcaaggtagggtcttactgtagttcaggctgacctggaattcactatgtagtctcaaattcttggcgatcctcctacctctgtctctcgagtgctgggattaaagcgtgcccCACCATATGGCTTCAATAAATACTTCAAAACAAAGAGAAcacgcaagaccatcataataggaggaaaagatgatatcaaataaaagagagggctggagagatggcttagtagttaaggcacttgcctgtaaagccaaaggacccaggtccaattccccaggacctatgtaagccagatgcacaaggtggtgcatgcatctggagttctgtttgcagcagctgagggccctggtgctcccattctctctctctaataaataaataaataaataaataaataaataaataaataaataaataaaagagagagccaggtttggtggcacacacctttaatcccagcacttgggaggcagagattgggggatcgctgagagttcgagtccaccctgagactacatagtgaattccaggtcagtctgagctacagtgagacctcaaaaaaaacaaaataaataaataataaaaaaagaggaactatttgagagagggtggagatatgatggacagtggatttgtgaaagggaaagtgggggacgggagggaattatcatggtttattttggaagttgtcaataaaaaagttgaaagaaaaaacaagagggCAAATCAGAGGGAGCTGGATCTTGAGATAGATGAACAGGCTTGGACAACAGCAAATGTCTTCTTTCCTGTCCTACAAAGACAGTGTCACCCAACTATGCACATCTGTAGCATGCACCAAGTCTGTCTCTTCTGTTGGGTCTATTTTGATAGGAAGGGACCAACGATTTCATGTGGTTCTGTCTCTCAGctgagaacattcttttttttgtttggtttttcgaggcagggtttcactatgtagtctcagggtggcctcgaactcacagtgtccctactatctctgccttccaagtgctgggattaaaggcgtgcaccaccttccCGGCTCagaacattcttttctttctttctagtacTTAGGAACGAGTCTGGGGCCTCACACATGTAGATAAGtgctctttttaatttatttttatttttgttcatttgaagcacagtgtcactctagcccatgctgacctggatggaactcactgtacagcccaggttggcctcagactcactgtagtcctcctacctgagcctcccaagtgctgagattaaaggcatgcaccaccatgccaaccataacatttttaacaattttatttatttattagagaggaaggatgggcacatcagggtctctagccattgcaaaggaactcaagacacatgtaccaccatgtgcatctggcttacgtgggttctgggaagtcgaacctgggtccttaagctttgaaggcaaacaccttaaccactgagtcatctctccagcccacaacctcttttgaatattattttgaGACCAGTTATCACTAACTTGCTCAGCAGGCCTTGAACACCTAGTCCTCCTGCTTGAGCCTCCTGAGTGGCTGGaaatacaggcatgtaccaccatgcctaacttcgTTACCTCTTGACTGATGAACTCCATCCTGTCCAGCAATGAAGTAGACCCCAACAGCAAGGAAGAAAATGCTGATGATTTCAGCGAagataaagccagatatggtggctgcATTTAGTTCAATGCAGTTCTCGCATGCTGTGGGGAGCAAGGCACAGTGAGGGATAAGCCTCCTTCAGGGTGTGGAGGCTCTTCTTTTCCTGTGGACCAGCATTAATACCTCTGACCAGGGCAGCAGGCTCCTCTCTCTCTGGCTGGTATGGCAAGGAGGACCCTTTCTTTCCCTGACAACTGGTACTTCTACTGAGAAGTCAGAGAGGCCTGCTTACTTGTATGTAACCAGGAAATATGTGGGATAGAAGGAACATTGACTGGGTACTATTTCGACTCTCAACTATCCTGCTCTCCTCTCTGCAGCTCAATCCCCCTGTGTCCCCTCTTCCCAGCTCAGTTTACTTATGGTGTTGAACTGCTCCAATCCATGAGGCCCACGCAAAGGCTATCCAGGTTTTATAGGACTATGCTTTTTCAAGAAGCTGGGGTAATTTAAAGAAGGGATAACCTGTGATGCAGAGAATTCCATCTCATCCCAGACAGTATGTGCTCCCTAGAATATTAGTACCGCCGAACTTCACAGTAAACATCCTGAAGGGGATACGTACTTCTATAATATACTTGCAGTGATTTTGACGTGTTCTTTGATCCCTGACACCAGTATGTGCCTCGAGGGTCCTTGGTGCTGCTTCCCAGGttccatgtatttttatttgtatttaaggAACTTACTATGCTTCCATCTTTAAACCACTggatatttttgtctttcaggtCACAAGTCAGAagtactgaaccatcttctcggTTGTCATCTACTTTTACCAGATGGCTTCCTAAGAAAGGGAAAAGCCTGGTTCTGTTAAGAATCTTCTCTCAGCATGAAAGAAGAAGGGGGGCtacttgggaagaggaagggaatcgCTGGGAATGAGTCAAGGACTTTTCAGATGGTACTGAATGAATATAATCAAATTAtattgtgcacatgcatgaaatgtcataatgaaacctgtTGTTATGTGcaattaatatatactaataaaaaactTCTAAAAATTACCTTGTCTTTGAAATTTTCTCTGCCTTAATGTACCAGGAGAAGAACATTGCAATAATAGTTTTCAGACTTCAGTGTCGACACAAATCACATGGGGATGATGTTAGAGTTTCAAGGTCCTCTCCATTAGTTTTGGGGATATGAGATTCTGTGTTACTTATATGCTCCTAGGTGATACTGATAGGGTatagttttattttgagacagccaCTAGGGTCTTGTTTCTACAGCATTAACCCTACAACTAACTGTTTAGCTCTAGGAAAGCTGCCCAGAATGGGTCCGCACAGTGATTTGGTTGACAATGGAGATATGGGCTATCTACCTCCCATCACTTAACCCTTTACAAATTGTTCCCTTTCTGAACTGACAGCTCCTGTTGTAGGAAAGCGTAAATCTATGGACTTCCTCAGTTTGATAATAGAGAGAAACCATTTCTCCTACCTTGTTTGGTCTGGGCCATAGTAcctagagagacagaagagaggtcAAGGATCAGTTGGGCATGGACTTGTTCTGATGCCCTGAGGTATTCACATAGTCACTTGAGGCCAAGATCAAGAAAGATCCTACCCAGGATCGTGACAGTATGTGTAACCCGAGTGTAGTCTAAATGAGCATACTGAATTAAAGATGATGGTAATGAATGTGTCTTGGCTTCCTGGGTTGGAGTTTATAGTTGTCCTGCTCTCCTTTCTGTAACTCACTTTGGGATTTCATGAGTGATGAACGTGCCTTATTATTCATGGTAGACCCATGGACCATACCTGAGTTTAGATTATTTGGGATGGGATTGGTCCTGATACCCCATATGATTATTGGACTGTGACTTTGAAGCTACTGATATCAACTCCAAGACAgtctagtatttttattttgaggcagaatctcaccctagcccaggttgacctacaactcactctgtagcccaggctagctttgagctcacagtgttcctcctgctccagcctcctaagtgcgggggttataggtgtgagcaAGGGCTAGTACTAATATGAATGTATATGGAAGAGAATAGGAACTATTGATTCTTCCCAAGCAAAAAAGCTTAATAGAAGAAATAACAGTAGGTGAAATCTTGAAGAACAAGCAAAAACTcaatgcacacacagagagagaggtagtttTTGGATAAACacggttggtttttttttaattctttttttatttgagagcaacagacagagagagaaagaggcagatacagagaaagaaatgggcgtgtcagggcctccagccactgcaagtgaactccagacacgtgtgcctccttgtgcatctggctaatgtgggtcctggggaatcaagcctcgaaccggggtccttaggctttacaggtgagcacttaaccactaagccatctctctggccctttttttatttcactctagtataggctaacctggaattcactctgtattctcagggccttgaactcacggtgacctccttcctctgcctctggagtgctgggattaaaggcatgcgccaccatgcctggctttagacacaggtttaaaaaagaacaggagaattagagagttggctcagctgctaggggcacttgcttgcaaagcccgaggcctgggttctccagtacccacttaaagccagacctACATGattgtgcaagtgtctggagttcgtctgcagtaacagaaggctctggtgcacccatgctaaatctctctctgtctctttcttcctgtctcaagtaaatactaaaaatatttcttgggatggagaggtggcttagtggttaaacacttgcctgtgaagcctaaggaccctggtttgaggctcaatttcccagtacccacgtaagccagatgcataaggtggtgcatgcagctggagttagtttgcagtggctggaggccctggtatatccattctctctctctctctgcctctttctctgtctgttgctctcaaataaataaaatttaaaaaaattcttaagccgggcatggtggtgcatgcctttaatcccagcactcaggaggcagaggtaggaggatcactgtgagtttgaggccaccttgagactgcatagtgaattccaggtcagcctgagctagagtgagaccctacctcaaaaaacttaaaaataaaatactttaaaatggacaagaggcagaggtaggaggatcattgtgagttcgaggccaccctgagactacatagtaaattccaggtcagcctgggctataatgagaccctacctcaaaaaacaaagtaaagcaaaacaacaataaaaggtCAGGAGAAGTAGTGTGCCTAGAGGTAGAGTTTGTGATACAGGAGCTATTTATGGGTATAATTGAAATTGTTGGAAGAGTTACTGCTCTAGAACTTCACCCAGAGGTAAACTGTAGTGCCCAGAACATGGGAGGAGTCTTACATGTTTTGGATGAATGGACACAGGCATGAAAGGCAGAAATGGCCACAGCAGAGCAGCTGTCTTACTAGCTCTCATCCTCAACCACTTGGTTATCATAGAGAACCAAGAGACTTTTCATTCCAACCCAGATGCCACAGGAGACGGAACTGATTGCTGACATCGTTGAATCTTGCATATCCCAGTTCTGCCTCCCCTTGAGAGCGTATAGAGCCAAATATGTGGATTGCCTGGTGAGAGAACTGAGTCTAAAGGACAGAGGTGTAGTTAAGAGATACACAACCCCCTGGTGGCTGGATCCAGAGCCCAGGTTTTCACTGTTCAACCTCATACTCTCTCCACTCCATCCAGGGGCATTACTCTGGCTTTTAGCACTATCCTCCACTTGTGCTGTCTATAGCTGGctccttctttcctcttagaaagagTTGGAAACTGTCTTCCTACTCTGTCATTTCCCCAACTCTGCCTTCATCTAAGTTGGTTCCAGCAAGTGACAGTGGCTCCcacttcatttgttttttttagagCACAGGTGCTCTTTCTCCATTGGCTTCCTTTCTATTTACAGGTCTACTGCCAAAGCCACCTGGCCTGAGTCTTCCTCCCTTGACTCTGCTCTCAGCTCCACGCTGGAATCAACATCGACTCCAGGTCTTTGCTCTACGTACTGTTGCAGATTTTCTTACTGTCAGCGTCCTGTCTGGGACCGTGAAAA containing:
- the Cd3g gene encoding T-cell surface glycoprotein CD3 gamma chain isoform X1, whose amino-acid sequence is MEQGKGLVCFILVIFLLQGTMAQTKQGSHLVKVDDNREDGSVLLTCDLKDKNIQWFKDGSIVSSLNTNKNTWNLGSSTKDPRGTYWCQGSKNTSKSLQVYYRTCENCIELNAATISGFIFAEIISIFFLAVGVYFIAGQDGVHQSRASDKQTLLPNDQLYQPLKDREDNQYSHLQGNQLRKK
- the Cd3g gene encoding T-cell surface glycoprotein CD3 gamma chain isoform X2 — encoded protein: MEQGKGLVCFILVIFLLQGSHLVKVDDNREDGSVLLTCDLKDKNIQWFKDGSIVSSLNTNKNTWNLGSSTKDPRGTYWCQGSKNTSKSLQVYYRTCENCIELNAATISGFIFAEIISIFFLAVGVYFIAGQDGVHQSRASDKQTLLPNDQLYQPLKDREDNQYSHLQGNQLRKK